From Moraxella sp. K1664, one genomic window encodes:
- a CDS encoding DNA translocase FtsK yields the protein MKKILQNQKIAEFISQMPIIKRLFFSVFGTMVLGFLFLSLLSYNTLDPAWSHVGTREQITNVGGRLGAWVADILHVFFGHGAWWLVPVMVYELALLWWRQSQVMWQLRVLAYGFLLVCISGLLASYGVVGEHNAGLTTGGVVGFELYQGLVFQFGNIVSVLFLLIITAIVMTLVFEVRPALLFGYFMNWLDNNKSPTHTKPTEPSGDNDALFEVIENDTPAHTSTHLPNDNLSEFLQTSGLRDEILANIQQDKQDQEPQASRVEIHADEVVLKVDNLTLDVNQPSSQPSDDFYKNHTKPLESMNDDELIDILNHDSDDITKTPPKSKLTIINTADNTSTFDTLPSQPPSVKPTESGNTNKTHHGDVTDFDVALDDEDEIDFVYQNSQTNQTKHISRDDVFADDWADLSESLLGLGGTNDKSLDDNENNKDDKANAKSEDGLNDKTEHVTSRHTTDDTTPPLHPDNFTPKRPLPVAQTPKQAHFKGTKDTDISTDKDVDTSAPPRSRAMDTLTHRMSLSPIPELSILDKPDANKQPSYTERELQQLSELLEIKLREFNIKASVVSAMVGPVVTRFEVELAAGIKASRVTGAAQDLARSLSMASLRVVEVIPGKPYIGIEVPNKKREMVRLIELLDTPDYKNPDKQIGVAIGKDIGGKVVIADLAKAPHMLVAGTTGSGKSVFVNSILLSMLFKYTPDELKLVMIDPKQLELANYGDIPHLLTPVITDMTEATAALTWCVSEMERRYQLMSLLRVRKISEFNKKVVQAEMSGEPIFDPLWRADENVSIKTAPKLKSLPLIVIVADEFADMIMQLGKTAEEPIVRLAQKARAAGIHLVLATQRPTVNVVTGLIKANIPSRVALRVNSKVDSRTIIEEGGAENMLGNGDMMFIGPGENTPRRVHGAYVDDDEVNRVCDAWRERGSPDYIDLSNSYTFEGEGSGDGLGKGGDDEYYHQAVTFVMESRKVSISSIQRKLGIGYNRAARIVDMMEEAGLVSPMDNGGKRQILM from the coding sequence ATGAAAAAAATACTACAAAATCAAAAAATCGCCGAGTTCATCAGCCAAATGCCCATCATCAAACGTCTGTTTTTTAGCGTGTTTGGCACGATGGTACTTGGGTTTTTGTTTTTGTCTTTGTTATCGTACAACACCCTAGACCCCGCATGGTCGCATGTCGGCACACGAGAGCAAATCACCAACGTCGGTGGTCGTCTTGGGGCTTGGGTCGCGGATATTTTACATGTGTTTTTTGGTCATGGAGCATGGTGGCTGGTGCCGGTCATGGTCTACGAACTGGCACTTTTGTGGTGGCGACAGTCGCAGGTCATGTGGCAACTTCGGGTGCTTGCGTATGGCTTTTTGCTTGTTTGTATCAGTGGATTGCTGGCAAGCTACGGGGTGGTAGGTGAGCATAACGCTGGGCTGACGACGGGGGGTGTGGTCGGTTTTGAGTTGTATCAAGGCTTGGTGTTTCAATTTGGCAACATCGTCAGCGTCCTATTTTTACTTATCATCACCGCCATCGTAATGACGTTGGTCTTTGAAGTGCGTCCTGCGTTGCTATTTGGTTATTTCATGAATTGGCTGGACAACAATAAGTCCCCCACTCACACCAAGCCCACCGAGCCATCTGGGGACAATGATGCACTCTTTGAAGTCATAGAAAATGACACGCCTGCACACACGTCCACTCACCTACCCAATGATAACTTATCAGAGTTTTTACAGACATCAGGATTGCGTGATGAGATATTGGCAAACATCCAACAGGACAAACAAGACCAAGAACCGCAAGCAAGTCGTGTGGAGATTCATGCTGATGAAGTGGTGCTAAAAGTGGACAATCTTACGCTAGATGTTAATCAGCCAAGCAGTCAGCCATCGGATGATTTTTACAAAAATCATACAAAGCCGTTAGAATCCATGAATGACGATGAACTCATTGACATCTTAAATCATGATTCTGATGATATTACTAAGACCCCACCCAAAAGTAAACTCACCATCATCAACACGGCTGACAACACCAGCACGTTTGATACACTTCCATCACAACCACCATCAGTCAAACCAACTGAAAGTGGTAACACCAACAAGACCCATCACGGCGATGTGACAGATTTTGATGTGGCACTTGACGATGAAGATGAGATTGATTTTGTTTATCAAAATAGCCAAACCAATCAAACCAAACACATCAGCCGTGATGACGTGTTCGCTGATGATTGGGCGGATTTGTCCGAGAGCCTACTGGGCTTGGGGGGCACCAATGACAAGTCCCTTGATGATAACGAAAACAACAAGGATGATAAAGCAAATGCCAAAAGCGAAGACGGCTTGAATGACAAGACAGAGCATGTAACATCAAGGCATACAACAGACGACACAACTCCCCCGCTACACCCTGATAACTTTACCCCCAAAAGACCCTTGCCTGTGGCACAGACCCCAAAACAGGCACATTTTAAAGGCACTAAGGACACGGACATAAGCACGGACAAAGACGTGGACACGTCAGCTCCGCCACGCTCACGAGCGATGGACACGCTCACCCATCGCATGAGCCTATCGCCCATCCCTGAGCTGTCCATTCTAGACAAACCCGATGCAAATAAGCAGCCCAGCTATACCGAGCGAGAGCTACAACAGTTATCTGAGCTTTTGGAGATTAAATTAAGAGAGTTTAACATCAAAGCAAGTGTGGTCAGTGCCATGGTCGGACCCGTGGTAACTCGCTTTGAAGTGGAACTGGCGGCAGGGATTAAAGCAAGCCGAGTCACAGGAGCGGCACAGGATTTGGCACGGTCGCTTTCTATGGCGAGCCTGCGTGTGGTCGAAGTCATACCAGGCAAGCCTTATATCGGCATTGAAGTGCCCAACAAAAAGCGGGAGATGGTGCGACTCATCGAACTGCTAGATACGCCTGATTATAAAAACCCTGACAAGCAAATCGGTGTCGCCATCGGCAAAGATATCGGCGGTAAGGTGGTCATTGCCGACCTTGCCAAAGCCCCACACATGCTCGTGGCGGGTACGACAGGCTCGGGCAAGTCAGTTTTTGTAAACTCCATCTTACTCTCCATGCTCTTTAAATACACCCCTGATGAGCTAAAACTGGTCATGATTGACCCCAAACAGCTAGAACTTGCCAACTATGGTGACATACCACACCTGCTTACCCCTGTGATTACCGACATGACTGAGGCGACCGCTGCTCTGACGTGGTGTGTGAGCGAGATGGAACGGCGTTATCAGCTCATGAGCTTACTGCGTGTGCGTAAAATCTCGGAGTTTAACAAAAAAGTGGTACAAGCTGAGATGTCAGGCGAGCCGATATTTGACCCGCTATGGCGAGCGGACGAAAATGTCAGCATCAAGACCGCCCCCAAGCTCAAGTCTTTGCCACTCATCGTCATCGTGGCGGATGAATTTGCCGATATGATTATGCAACTGGGCAAAACTGCCGAAGAGCCGATTGTTCGCCTTGCCCAAAAGGCTCGCGCCGCTGGCATTCATCTGGTGCTTGCCACTCAGCGTCCGACGGTGAATGTCGTCACAGGTCTGATTAAGGCGAATATCCCGTCCCGTGTCGCCCTACGAGTGAACTCAAAAGTGGACAGTCGTACCATCATCGAAGAAGGTGGGGCTGAGAACATGCTGGGCAATGGCGACATGATGTTCATCGGGCCAGGCGAGAACACTCCACGCCGTGTACATGGGGCATATGTTGATGATGATGAGGTTAACCGTGTCTGCGATGCGTGGCGTGAGCGTGGCAGTCCTGACTATATTGACCTGTCAAACAGCTACACCTTTGAAGGCGAAGGGTCGGGTGATGGACTGGGTAAGGGCGGTGATGATGAATATTATCATCAAGCGGTGACTTTTGTTATGGAAAGCCGTAAAGTCTCCATATCCAGTATTCAGCGTAAGCTGGGCATTGGCTACAACCGTGCTGCTCGTATCGTGGACATGATGGAAGAGGCAGGATTGGTCAGCCCAATGGATAATGGTGGTAAACGGCAGATTTTGATGTGA
- a CDS encoding fatty acid desaturase, translated as MTAKHNPQDFENPPINWVPAVFLISTPLLALILVPWYLWTHDTSPALWIAFSLFMAWTGLSITAGYHRLFAHKSYEAHPVVKYFLLIGATLAVQSSAFDWCSGHRVHHRHVDDEYDDPYSARRGFWFSHMQWMLKKYPSGQYDYKNIPDLKKDKVLVHQHEHYGLWVLLTNVIILSAVGLIIGDMLGAFIIVGLLRMVLTHHFTFFINSLCHMFGTRPYTDENTARDNPILAIFTWGEGYHNYHHYFQYDYRNGVKWWQYDPTKWLIAGLSKIGLAKELKTVDDLTIKHAEVTMQFKRAEARIAGGDLSLDDKLMMFKDKITAEYDAFTNTVEEWHALKAKSMELKRTEFANRLHEVDEYLKEQFAQVEQKIRDHSERVEQAFMQLKGKAVKG; from the coding sequence ATGACTGCCAAACACAACCCTCAAGATTTTGAAAATCCCCCCATTAACTGGGTGCCTGCTGTTTTTCTCATCAGCACGCCCTTGCTCGCCTTGATTTTGGTGCCGTGGTATCTGTGGACGCACGACACCAGTCCTGCTCTGTGGATTGCCTTTTCGTTGTTTATGGCGTGGACGGGACTGTCCATCACCGCAGGCTATCATCGCTTATTTGCCCATAAATCCTATGAAGCTCACCCTGTTGTCAAGTATTTTTTGCTCATCGGGGCGACCTTGGCGGTACAAAGCTCTGCCTTTGACTGGTGTTCAGGACACCGTGTCCATCACCGCCATGTCGATGATGAATATGACGACCCCTACTCGGCACGTCGTGGTTTTTGGTTTAGTCACATGCAGTGGATGTTAAAAAAATACCCGAGCGGTCAATACGACTATAAAAACATCCCCGACCTAAAAAAAGATAAGGTACTGGTACACCAACATGAGCATTATGGACTGTGGGTGCTACTGACCAATGTTATCATCCTAAGTGCTGTCGGGCTTATCATTGGCGATATGCTCGGGGCGTTTATCATCGTGGGACTACTGCGTATGGTGCTGACTCATCATTTTACCTTTTTTATCAACTCGTTGTGCCACATGTTCGGCACACGCCCTTATACCGATGAAAACACCGCCCGTGACAACCCGATTTTGGCGATTTTTACTTGGGGCGAAGGCTATCACAACTACCATCATTATTTCCAATACGACTATCGTAACGGGGTCAAATGGTGGCAATACGACCCAACCAAATGGCTCATCGCAGGCTTATCCAAAATCGGTCTTGCCAAAGAGCTAAAAACGGTCGATGACCTAACCATCAAGCACGCCGAAGTCACCATGCAGTTTAAACGTGCCGAAGCTCGCATTGCAGGTGGGGATTTGTCATTAGATGATAAGCTCATGATGTTTAAAGATAAAATCACTGCCGAATACGACGCCTTTACCAATACCGTGGAAGAATGGCACGCCCTAAAAGCCAAATCCATGGAGCTAAAACGCACCGAATTTGCCAACCGCTTGCATGAAGTTGATGAATACCTAAAAGAACAGTTCGCCCAAGTAGAACAAAAAATCCGTGACCACAGCGAACGTGTAGAGCAAGCCTTTATGCAATTAAAAGGTAAAGCTGTTAAGGGCTAA
- a CDS encoding TetR/AcrR family transcriptional regulator, translating into MSSRKEQFEHRERQILATAEQLLLESGDYDLTLDSLARHLDLAKGTLYKHFVSKDELLLRLLIEYEKRLYEMNAIDDGAGAGVARMVLQLLLRPQRAMMFHHLEDKLSSTASGLNRLFGELYKIRRERMKRIYEIAERYLSEQNSTMATRDFLASIWALGQGGAGLLNSSFYQRYLGDRDTLKYAFVVQMLDLPKLYAQDITKDAVKNTDKDTNQDIAVKSLPQTDDETDIAPASDEQTPAITPKLIKPLTPPLV; encoded by the coding sequence ATGAGCAGTCGTAAAGAACAGTTTGAGCACCGAGAACGGCAGATTTTGGCGACTGCTGAACAGTTGTTATTAGAATCAGGCGATTATGATTTGACCTTGGACAGTTTGGCACGCCATTTGGATTTGGCAAAGGGGACGTTGTACAAGCATTTTGTGAGTAAGGATGAGCTACTGTTACGACTGCTCATAGAGTACGAAAAACGCCTGTATGAGATGAACGCCATTGATGATGGGGCGGGGGCGGGCGTGGCTCGTATGGTGTTACAACTGCTTTTGCGTCCACAGCGAGCGATGATGTTTCACCACCTAGAAGACAAATTGTCATCGACCGCGTCAGGGCTAAACCGCCTGTTCGGTGAGTTGTATAAGATTCGCCGTGAACGCATGAAACGCATTTATGAGATTGCCGAGCGGTATCTGTCCGAACAGAACAGCACCATGGCGACCCGAGATTTTTTGGCAAGTATTTGGGCATTGGGGCAAGGTGGGGCAGGGCTGTTAAATTCCAGCTTTTATCAGCGTTATCTGGGCGACAGAGACACCTTAAAATATGCCTTTGTTGTGCAAATGCTGGACTTACCAAAACTTTACGCCCAAGACATTACCAAAGATGCTGTCAAAAATACCGACAAAGACACCAACCAAGACATTGCGGTCAAGTCATTGCCACAGACAGATGACGAGACGGACATCGCTCCCGCTAGCGATGAGCAAACCCCTGCCATTACCCCCAAGCTGATTAAGCCATTGACACCGCCTTTGGTGTGA
- a CDS encoding ParA family protein: MLTILTANQKGGCGKTSISLTLAVALAHEGYRVAIADADPQKSALRFLKYRPDDVTPIMGIDWRDSDDIGDLPKKINKAKPDVLIIDAPGAVAGERAERLIGECDLMFVPVLPSFFDIDSTKRFLKNIADIKRIRKGKVDVHLIANRIRPQLMDGGIPSDKLLAIFDEIGQRPLAYISEKSAYTQLADDALTIFDKTQKPYQDAKGQWQPILALIKNKLSDNGKCADMSTDGSWF, translated from the coding sequence ATGCTCACCATTCTCACCGCCAACCAAAAAGGGGGCTGTGGCAAGACATCAATCAGTCTGACCCTTGCTGTCGCCTTGGCTCATGAAGGCTATCGGGTCGCCATTGCAGACGCTGACCCCCAAAAATCTGCCTTGCGTTTTTTAAAATATCGCCCCGATGATGTCACGCCCATTATGGGCATTGACTGGCGAGACAGTGACGACATTGGCGATTTGCCCAAAAAGATAAACAAAGCTAAGCCCGATGTTCTCATCATCGACGCCCCAGGGGCAGTGGCAGGCGAGCGTGCCGAACGGCTTATTGGCGAGTGTGATTTAATGTTTGTGCCAGTGTTGCCGTCCTTTTTTGACATAGACAGTACCAAGCGATTTTTAAAAAATATCGCCGACATCAAGCGAATCAGAAAAGGCAAAGTGGATGTTCATCTCATCGCCAACCGCATACGTCCACAGCTCATGGATGGGGGCATACCAAGCGACAAACTGTTGGCGATATTTGATGAGATAGGGCAACGCCCTTTGGCTTATATCAGTGAGAAAAGTGCCTACACTCAGCTTGCTGATGACGCCCTGACCATCTTTGACAAAACACAAAAGCCCTACCAAGACGCCAAAGGACAATGGCAACCGATATTAGCACTCATCAAAAATAAGCTCTCAGACAACGGCAAATGTGCAGACATGAGTACGGACGGCAGTTGGTTTTAG
- a CDS encoding APC family permease has product MSTPVTTQAAKLRRNLGLWHVIIIGLAYIQPMTLLDTFGMVSRDSGGHVPMSYLFALFAILLTSISYGHMIRAYPSSGSAYTYTQRAINPSMGFMVGWSSWLDYLLSPMVNIILAVLYLEALFPAVNHWVWVIGLTGLMTLVNIFGSKTVAYFNSWIVAVQLLVIAVFTYLIYSKLQMAQYAANTNPEDIYELWSLKPFWSEMTSVGALITGATILCFSFTGFDSISSLAEETKDVKNTLPKAMILTTLIAGAVFVVSAYFMQTYLPSNPELYFEAVDETQAEILLLVGGSAFQAIVLGFAIVTVMASGISAHAGVSRLMYVMGRDGVISNKIFGQLSPKFLTPVNNILIAGGVALTAGFISLETVVNLISFGALTAFSFVNLSVIFRYAVRDKMVNTPKQIISYVVVPVIGFISIFLMWLEVDSTTFGVGLFWAFLGFIWLGIKTGGFKKPVPQYKEEDV; this is encoded by the coding sequence TTGAGTACACCTGTTACTACCCAAGCTGCAAAATTGCGGCGAAATCTTGGTCTATGGCACGTCATCATCATTGGTTTGGCTTATATTCAGCCGATGACTTTGCTTGATACTTTTGGTATGGTCTCCCGTGATAGTGGTGGACACGTGCCGATGTCTTATCTTTTTGCACTATTCGCCATTTTGCTCACGTCAATCAGCTATGGGCATATGATTCGTGCCTATCCGTCATCAGGTTCAGCTTACACTTATACACAAAGAGCGATTAACCCGTCTATGGGCTTTATGGTCGGCTGGTCAAGCTGGCTGGATTATCTGCTCTCGCCGATGGTAAACATTATCCTTGCCGTGCTGTATCTTGAAGCCCTATTCCCTGCGGTGAACCACTGGGTGTGGGTGATTGGTCTGACGGGGCTGATGACTCTGGTTAATATCTTTGGTTCAAAAACCGTTGCCTACTTTAACAGTTGGATTGTGGCGGTGCAACTGCTTGTGATTGCCGTCTTTACCTATCTGATTTATAGCAAATTGCAAATGGCACAATACGCCGCCAACACCAACCCAGAAGACATCTATGAGCTGTGGAGCTTAAAGCCGTTTTGGAGTGAGATGACTTCGGTGGGAGCTTTGATTACAGGTGCGACCATTTTGTGTTTCTCGTTTACAGGTTTTGACTCGATTTCTAGCCTTGCCGAAGAGACCAAAGACGTCAAAAATACCCTGCCAAAAGCGATGATTTTGACTACCCTAATCGCAGGTGCGGTGTTTGTTGTTAGTGCTTACTTCATGCAAACTTATTTGCCAAGTAACCCTGAGCTGTACTTTGAGGCGGTGGACGAAACCCAAGCCGAAATCCTGCTATTGGTGGGCGGTTCAGCGTTCCAAGCGATTGTGTTAGGCTTTGCTATTGTAACGGTGATGGCGTCTGGTATCTCGGCTCACGCTGGTGTGTCTCGTCTTATGTATGTGATGGGTCGTGATGGCGTGATTAGCAACAAAATCTTCGGTCAGCTAAGCCCCAAATTCTTGACCCCTGTCAATAACATTCTGATTGCTGGCGGTGTGGCTTTGACCGCAGGCTTTATTAGTTTGGAGACGGTGGTAAACCTAATCAGCTTTGGTGCATTGACGGCATTTAGCTTTGTAAACCTATCGGTCATTTTCCGCTATGCGGTGCGTGATAAGATGGTTAATACACCCAAACAAATCATCAGCTATGTCGTGGTGCCTGTGATTGGCTTTATCAGTATTTTCTTGATGTGGCTAGAAGTGGACAGCACAACCTTTGGTGTGGGTCTGTTCTGGGCGTTCTTGGGCTTTATCTGGCTTGGTATCAAGACAGGTGGCTTCAAAAAACCTGTACCACAGTACAAAGAAGAAGATGTATAA
- a CDS encoding PhoX family phosphatase encodes MPLHSNTDLDHDDEIIEDSNPTDNPEFANMLIKRRSILKGGAGLMTASFFGSLPLMGCATGAGTKLATSGTGKSLTRPTALKFTAVPHYTGGNMIVADGYHAELILPMGTPIVSGLGEWTDDRMVVGKSFKYRMGDNHDGMWFFGLKNGSYAPDVSERGLLAMNHEYTNSNLNPIENYSNQDDTAPKIFQKRRLANDVRREIHAHGVSVVEIKRTPTGYELIKDSPFNKRYTSGTPTRLSGVAKGSEFVKTRLDPQGLSSVGINNQCGAGLSPWGTYLTTEENFLNVFARGADKGIIGDKNDKRLARYGLKEDTIGDPAYSWHTPKDGQAGEFDHWDITAKAGKTATDDYRHTFNTFGYITEIDPFNPKAKAVKRTSLGRFAHENCAFAPPNEGEPLVFYMGDDARGEYIYKFVSDAKWTNADVGGGLAVGDKYLDKGTLFVAVFHDDGTGQWRELSKKNPMLADFESDAEIAVFARMAGDRVGATKMDRPEWVSVSPITREIYVTLTNNSKRKEEDVNGANPRSYDGKGNQHGHIIRFAETAGGVGDKFVWDIYLFASPHDKHEQNLSGLTAENDLSSPDGLFFDPRGVLWIQTDDGAYTKTTNCMLLASLPNHIGDGATLSTTTGKTTHMGAKATPDTLKRFFVGPKGCEVTGITMTPDCKALFINIQHPEGTFGAVAGGKTPRSGTVVITKKDGGVILAESLDG; translated from the coding sequence ATGCCATTGCACAGCAATACCGACCTAGACCACGATGACGAAATCATTGAAGACTCAAATCCCACCGACAATCCTGAATTTGCCAATATGCTCATCAAAAGACGCTCTATTTTAAAGGGTGGGGCGGGGCTGATGACCGCAAGTTTCTTTGGCTCATTGCCCCTTATGGGCTGTGCTACAGGGGCAGGGACAAAATTGGCAACTAGTGGGACGGGCAAATCCCTAACACGTCCAACCGCCTTAAAATTCACCGCCGTACCCCACTACACAGGGGGCAACATGATTGTGGCGGACGGCTATCATGCCGAGCTGATTTTGCCCATGGGAACGCCCATTGTGAGCGGGCTTGGCGAGTGGACGGACGACCGCATGGTGGTGGGCAAATCTTTTAAATACCGCATGGGCGACAACCATGACGGAATGTGGTTTTTTGGCTTAAAAAATGGCAGTTACGCCCCCGATGTGTCCGAGCGTGGACTGCTTGCCATGAACCACGAATACACCAATTCAAACCTAAATCCCATTGAAAATTACTCCAACCAAGACGACACCGCCCCCAAGATTTTTCAAAAAAGACGACTTGCCAATGACGTTCGCCGTGAGATTCACGCTCATGGCGTGTCGGTGGTGGAAATCAAACGCACGCCCACAGGCTATGAGCTCATCAAGGATTCACCCTTTAACAAACGCTACACCAGTGGCACGCCAACCCGACTGTCGGGCGTGGCAAAGGGCAGTGAATTTGTCAAAACACGCCTTGACCCACAAGGCTTATCAAGCGTGGGTATCAACAACCAATGTGGGGCGGGGCTTTCGCCTTGGGGGACGTATTTGACGACCGAAGAGAATTTTTTGAACGTGTTCGCTCGTGGGGCGGATAAGGGTATCATCGGCGACAAAAACGACAAACGCCTTGCCCGATATGGCTTAAAAGAAGACACGATAGGCGACCCTGCGTACAGTTGGCACACGCCAAAAGACGGGCAGGCAGGCGAGTTTGACCATTGGGATATCACCGCCAAGGCAGGCAAAACCGCCACGGACGATTATCGCCACACCTTTAACACTTTTGGCTATATTACCGAGATTGACCCCTTTAATCCAAAAGCCAAAGCAGTCAAACGCACAAGTTTGGGGCGGTTTGCTCATGAAAACTGTGCCTTTGCCCCACCAAACGAAGGCGAACCGCTTGTGTTTTATATGGGCGATGACGCTCGGGGCGAGTACATTTATAAATTTGTCTCCGATGCCAAATGGACAAATGCCGATGTGGGCGGTGGGCTTGCGGTGGGCGATAAATATCTGGATAAAGGCACGCTGTTTGTGGCGGTGTTTCACGATGACGGCACGGGGCAGTGGCGTGAGCTGTCTAAGAAAAATCCCATGCTTGCCGACTTTGAGAGCGATGCCGAGATTGCTGTGTTTGCTCGTATGGCAGGCGATAGGGTGGGGGCGACCAAAATGGACAGACCTGAATGGGTGTCGGTAAGTCCCATAACTCGTGAGATTTATGTAACTTTGACCAACAATTCTAAGCGTAAAGAAGAAGACGTGAACGGAGCCAACCCCAGAAGCTATGACGGCAAGGGCAATCAGCACGGGCATATCATTCGCTTTGCCGAGACGGCAGGGGGCGTGGGCGATAAGTTTGTCTGGGACATTTATCTGTTTGCGTCCCCGCATGACAAACACGAGCAAAACCTATCAGGCTTGACCGCCGAGAATGACCTATCATCCCCTGACGGGCTGTTTTTTGACCCCCGTGGCGTGCTGTGGATTCAGACCGATGACGGAGCGTACACCAAAACGACCAACTGTATGCTACTGGCAAGTCTGCCCAACCACATTGGAGACGGGGCAACTCTTTCCACAACCACAGGTAAAACCACCCACATGGGGGCAAAAGCCACGCCCGACACGCTAAAACGCTTTTTTGTCGGGCCAAAAGGGTGCGAAGTAACAGGCATTACCATGACTCCTGATTGCAAGGCGTTGTTTATCAACATTCAGCACCCCGAAGGCACGTTTGGGGCGGTGGCAGGGGGCAAAACCCCACGTTCTGGCACGGTGGTGATTACCAAAAAAGACGGTGGCGTGATTTTGGCGGAGTCGTTGGACGGGTAG
- the gshB gene encoding glutathione synthase has translation MKKLNFLIVMDDIATINYKKDTSLAMMWAIAERGHGLAYCGIHDLWLDKGELCVDKQDVEVFKNPDDFYQLSQKTTVKATEFDVILMRKDPPFDMNFLYALHLLEYAKRAGVLVANDPSSVRACNEKLFATQFSELMSPTIVTARQLHIRSFIDEHKDVIVKPLDGMGGMGIFRLTADSPNIGSTLEMLTQLGTLPIMAQKYLPEIKDGDKRVLIVGGKVVPFCLARIPQGGETRGNLAAGGRGVAMPLTDAERAVAEKVAPVLVEKGLYFVGLDLIGAKITEINVTSPTCVREIDEQCGTTIAVDFIEFIENLVK, from the coding sequence ATGAAAAAACTCAACTTTCTTATCGTCATGGACGATATTGCCACCATTAACTACAAAAAAGACACCTCCCTTGCGATGATGTGGGCGATAGCCGAGCGTGGGCATGGCTTGGCGTATTGTGGCATTCATGATTTGTGGCTTGACAAGGGCGAGCTGTGTGTGGATAAGCAGGACGTGGAAGTCTTTAAAAATCCTGATGATTTTTATCAACTTAGCCAAAAAACAACCGTCAAAGCCACAGAATTTGACGTGATTTTGATGCGTAAAGACCCGCCTTTTGACATGAATTTTTTATACGCTCTGCACCTGTTGGAATACGCCAAGCGTGCAGGCGTGTTGGTGGCAAATGACCCAAGTTCGGTGCGTGCGTGCAACGAAAAGCTCTTTGCCACGCAGTTTAGCGAGCTGATGAGTCCGACCATTGTTACTGCTAGGCAGTTGCATATTCGCTCATTTATTGACGAGCATAAAGACGTGATTGTCAAACCGCTTGACGGCATGGGCGGTATGGGGATTTTTCGTTTGACGGCAGACAGCCCAAATATCGGTTCAACGTTGGAGATGCTCACCCAACTGGGAACCTTGCCAATCATGGCTCAAAAATACCTGCCTGAGATTAAAGACGGCGATAAGCGAGTGCTGATAGTCGGTGGTAAGGTTGTGCCGTTCTGCTTGGCTCGTATTCCACAAGGGGGCGAGACTCGGGGCAATCTGGCGGCGGGCGGTCGTGGTGTTGCCATGCCACTGACAGACGCCGAACGAGCCGTTGCCGAAAAAGTCGCCCCCGTGTTGGTGGAAAAAGGCTTGTATTTTGTGGGGCTTGACCTAATAGGAGCAAAAATTACCGAGATTAACGTAACATCGCCAACGTGCGTGCGTGAGATTGATGAGCAATGTGGCACGACCATTGCGGTGGATTTTATTGAATTTATTGAAAATTTGGTAAAATAA
- a CDS encoding type II toxin-antitoxin system VapC family toxin, translating into MKSHFADSVVIDANVFVKLLHAEHDSPLAFDLLDYCIAHDILIVAPTLFDYEVISVCVRLHIELNEILALLADYRATNLVLQVPDFDDWQLATKICQDGNTKSGYPSMYDSIYQAMAINRNITFVSADTRHIAKANKHGNVCALTEWRGIFKHF; encoded by the coding sequence GTGAAATCTCATTTTGCTGATAGTGTGGTGATTGATGCCAATGTTTTTGTCAAACTGCTACACGCTGAACACGACAGTCCGCTGGCTTTTGACCTTTTGGATTATTGCATTGCTCACGATATTTTAATCGTTGCTCCGACACTTTTTGATTATGAAGTTATCTCGGTTTGTGTGCGATTGCACATTGAGTTAAATGAGATATTGGCGTTGCTGGCGGATTATCGGGCGACCAATTTGGTGTTACAAGTGCCTGACTTTGACGACTGGCAACTGGCGACCAAAATTTGCCAAGACGGCAATACCAAAAGTGGCTATCCGTCCATGTATGACAGCATTTATCAAGCAATGGCAATCAATCGCAACATCACGTTTGTGAGTGCCGACACTCGCCACATCGCCAAAGCCAACAAGCATGGCAATGTCTGTGCGTTGACGGAGTGGCGTGGTATTTTTAAACATTTTTAA